The following coding sequences lie in one Myxococcus xanthus genomic window:
- a CDS encoding efflux RND transporter periplasmic adaptor subunit, with translation MAAVVTTGCGKASNKPALPEQTGPAALGVRAITPATELSGDVTRVTGQIRSKNEAVLGPQATGTISKMNVRVGDKVKKGQVLAVLDASNVAISVEQARAVKQAADAALELATSSLERTRKVAESGGVAAAGLDQAVIGQKQAAAQAAQAAAGLRLAEEMLRDHSITAPFDGVITARTKNIGDSVAVTPSTPVFSIVDTTGLEVRAQVPESVVDKVRVGSKTHGTVSPSGARFDVQVSVVGAVVDATNRTVEVLADVVGEPSTALRPGALVELDFSTVGEADDKGLFLPTQAVSARGQEGFVWVVQDGTVRKRDVRVERVLPGYVRILQGLGADERVLADSSLDVKEGTAVRVVQ, from the coding sequence ATGGCAGCGGTGGTGACGACGGGCTGTGGCAAGGCCAGCAACAAGCCGGCCCTCCCGGAGCAGACGGGTCCCGCGGCATTAGGCGTGCGCGCCATCACTCCGGCCACGGAGTTGAGCGGCGACGTCACCCGCGTGACGGGGCAGATCCGCTCGAAGAACGAGGCGGTCCTGGGGCCCCAGGCGACCGGCACCATCTCGAAGATGAACGTGCGGGTGGGCGACAAGGTGAAGAAGGGCCAGGTGTTGGCGGTGCTGGACGCCTCCAACGTCGCCATCAGCGTGGAGCAGGCGCGCGCCGTGAAGCAGGCGGCGGACGCGGCGCTGGAGCTGGCCACGTCCTCCCTGGAGCGCACCCGGAAGGTGGCGGAGTCCGGTGGCGTGGCCGCCGCGGGGCTGGATCAAGCCGTGATTGGCCAGAAGCAGGCCGCCGCCCAGGCCGCCCAGGCCGCCGCCGGGCTGCGGCTGGCGGAGGAGATGCTGCGCGACCACTCCATCACCGCCCCCTTCGACGGCGTCATCACGGCCCGCACGAAGAACATCGGTGACTCGGTGGCGGTGACCCCCTCCACGCCCGTGTTCAGCATCGTCGACACGACGGGGCTGGAAGTGCGCGCGCAGGTCCCCGAGTCCGTGGTGGACAAGGTCCGAGTGGGCAGCAAGACGCATGGCACGGTGAGCCCCAGCGGCGCGCGCTTCGACGTACAGGTGTCCGTCGTGGGCGCGGTGGTGGACGCCACCAACCGCACGGTGGAGGTGCTGGCCGACGTGGTGGGTGAGCCTTCCACGGCGCTGCGTCCCGGCGCCCTGGTGGAGCTGGACTTCTCGACCGTGGGCGAGGCCGACGACAAGGGCCTCTTCCTCCCCACCCAGGCCGTCAGCGCCCGGGGCCAGGAGGGCTTCGTGTGGGTGGTGCAGGACGGCACGGTGCGCAAGCGGGATGTGCGCGTCGAGCGAGTGCTGCCTGGTTACGTCCGCATCCTCCAGGGCCTGGGCGCCGACGAGCGCGTGCTCGCCGACTCCTCCCTGGACGTGAAGGAGGGCACGGCCGTCCGCGTAGTGCAGTGA
- a CDS encoding acyl-CoA dehydrogenase family protein translates to MPHPFTEEHEAFRNTVRSFVEKEMTPHGLEWDRAGIFPKELFRKAGDLGFLGINHDPKYGGSGLDYWYVTVFAEELSRSLNAGVNMALLVQSQMATPIINEIGTDEQKREFLEPALKGEKIAALGVSEPGCGSDVASIKTTARRDGDDYVINGSKMWITNGTRADFITLAVRTGEAGYGGISLVTFPTDVKGFGVSKKLDKVGNLSSDTAVLYFEDCRIPARYVLGEENEGFYHIMTNFQGERLVGAITTVAGMERMVEDSIRYGNEREAFGRPLMKFQVWRHKFVEHLTAIEAAKRLTYHAVDLFDRKENPVKEVSMAKLFAGDLAQRVAYDCQQFYGGMGYVEETSIARMWRDVRLITIGGGTSEVMKEIISKLYGF, encoded by the coding sequence ATGCCCCACCCATTCACCGAGGAACACGAGGCCTTCCGCAACACGGTGCGCAGCTTCGTGGAGAAGGAGATGACCCCGCACGGCCTCGAGTGGGACCGGGCGGGCATCTTCCCCAAGGAGCTGTTCCGCAAGGCGGGGGACCTGGGCTTCCTGGGCATCAACCACGACCCGAAGTACGGCGGGAGCGGGCTGGACTACTGGTACGTGACGGTGTTCGCGGAGGAGCTGAGCCGCAGCCTCAACGCGGGCGTGAACATGGCGCTGCTGGTGCAGAGCCAGATGGCCACGCCCATCATCAACGAGATTGGAACGGACGAGCAGAAGCGCGAGTTCCTGGAGCCGGCGCTCAAGGGCGAGAAGATCGCCGCGCTGGGCGTGAGCGAGCCGGGTTGCGGTTCGGACGTGGCCAGCATCAAGACGACGGCGCGCCGGGACGGGGATGACTACGTCATCAACGGCTCGAAGATGTGGATCACCAACGGCACGCGGGCGGACTTCATCACCCTGGCGGTGCGCACGGGGGAGGCGGGCTACGGCGGCATCTCCCTGGTGACGTTCCCCACGGACGTGAAGGGCTTCGGCGTCTCCAAGAAGCTGGACAAGGTGGGCAACCTGTCCTCGGACACCGCCGTCCTCTACTTCGAGGACTGCCGGATTCCGGCCCGCTACGTGCTGGGCGAGGAGAACGAGGGCTTCTACCACATCATGACCAACTTCCAGGGTGAGCGCCTGGTGGGCGCCATCACCACGGTGGCGGGCATGGAGCGGATGGTGGAGGACTCCATCCGCTACGGCAACGAGCGCGAGGCCTTCGGCCGGCCGCTGATGAAGTTCCAGGTGTGGCGCCACAAGTTCGTGGAGCACCTGACGGCCATCGAGGCGGCCAAGCGCCTGACGTACCACGCGGTGGACCTCTTCGACCGGAAGGAGAACCCGGTGAAGGAGGTCTCCATGGCGAAGCTGTTCGCGGGCGACCTGGCCCAGCGCGTGGCCTACGACTGCCAGCAGTTCTACGGCGGCATGGGCTATGTGGAGGAGACCTCCATCGCCCGCATGTGGCGCGACGTGCGCCTCATCACCATCGGCGGCGGCACCTCCGAGGTGATGAAGGAGATCATCTCGAAGCTCTACGGCTTCTAG